AGATGGACGAGATTCTGTACGAGCTGCGCGAACACTCGGCCGGGCTCAATTTCGGCCGCTGGGACTACATCTTCTCCTACATCAAGACCCTTCGCGGCGATCCGGGGGCGGTCCTGCCGGACCGGGGGCAGGTGACCATGGACCAGCCGTTTCTGCGCGGCTGCCGGCAGCTCCTCATCAAGACCTGCCACCGGCGCGGCGTCCACGCCATGGGCGGAATGGCCGCCCAGATCCCGATCAAGAACGACCCGGAAGCGAACCTGGCCGCGCTCGAGAAGGTCCGCGCCGACAAATGGCTCGAGGCGAGCCACGGGCACGACGGAACCTGGGTGGCCCATCCCGGGCTCGTGCCGCTGGCCCGGGACGTGTTCGACACCCTTGTGCAGGCCCCCAACCAGATTCACCAGAAGCGACGGGCTGTCGTCGTCGTGGCCGAGGATCTCCTGCGACCGCCGCTGGGGACTCGGACGGAAGGGGGTCTGCGCCACAACGTTCGCGTGGGAGTGCAGTACCTCGAGGCGTGGCTGCGGGGCACGGGATGCGTGCCTCTCTATCATTTGATGGAAGACGCCGCCACCGCCGAGATCTCGAGAACGCAGGTGTGGCAGTGGATCCATCACGGCGCCTGCCTGTCCGACGGCCGACCCGTGAGCCGTTCCTTGTTCCTGGGTGTCGTCGCGGAGGAGATGGAGCGTCTGCGCGGCGAATTGGGGCCCCAGCGCTTCGACGCCGGTCGATTCCAGGAGGCGTCCGATCTCTTCGTGCGGTTGTCGACCTCGGAGACCTGCCCCGACTTCCTTACGCTTCCGGCCTACGACGTTCTGACAGGAGGACTCTGATGTACGAACCCGGTCTCCAGCCCGAAACGAAAGCCGGCCCCTTCCCCGCTGCCCAGGCGTCCGAAATCGATCCGATGGCGGCCCGCTGGGATGGGATCGTGCGGACCTATTCTCCCGAGGACGTGATGCGGCTGCGCGGCTCGGTGCGCATCGAGCACACGCTGGCGCAGATGGGGGCGCGGCGCCTGTGGCAGCTCCTGCACACGGAGGACTACGTGGCGGCCCTGGGAGCGGTCACAGGCAACCAGGCCGTCCAGCAGGTCCGCGCCGGTCTCGACGCGATCTATTGCAGCGGGTGGCAGGTGGCCGCCGATGCGAACACGCACGGAAGCACCTACCCGGACCAGAGTCTCTACCCCGTGGACAGCGTTCCCAGGCTCGTCCGCAGGATCAACCAGGCGCTGCAGCGGGCCGATCAGATCGAGCACGCCGAGGGGCGCGCGGGGCGCTACTGGTACGCCCCGATCATCGCCGACGCCGAGGCCGGCTTCGGCGGCCCCCTCAACGCTTTCGAGCTGATGAAGGGGATGATCGAGGCGGGGGCCGCCGGAGTCCACTTCGAGGACCAGCTCTCCTCGGAGAAGAAGTGCGGCCACCTGGGCGGCAAGGTCCTGGTGCCGACGAATCAGTTCATCCGCACGCTGGTCGCCGCCCGTCTCGCGGCCGACGTCGCCGGCGTCCCGACGCTTCTGGTGGCGCGCACCGACGCCAACAGCGCGAAGCTCCTCACATCGGACATCGACCCGTACGACCGCCCGTTCCTCACCGGCGACCGGACGTCCGAGGGGTTCTTCCGCATCACCGGCGGACTCGATTGCGCCATCGCCCGCGGGCTGGCCTATGCCCCGTACGCCGACCTTCTCTGGTGCGAGACCTCGAAGCCCGACCTCCCCGAGGCCCGCCGGTTCGCCGAGTCGATCCACGCCCGTTTTCCGGGCAAGCTCCTGGCCTACAACTGCTCCCCTTCGTTCAACTGGAGAAAGCACCTCGACGAACGCGATATCGCCCGCTTCCAGCGCGAGCTGGGCGCCATCGGGTACAGGTTCCAGTTCGTCACGCTCGCCGGATTCCACTCGCTCAATCACGGGATGTTCGAGCTGGCCCGCGAGTACAGGAACCGCGGGATGAGCGCCTATTCGGACCTGCAGCAGGCGGAGTTCGCCGCCGAGGCGCAAGGGTATTCGGCCACCCGGCACCAGCGCGAGGTCGGCACGGCCTACTTCGACGACGTCGCCCAGGTGATTTCCGGCGGCCTGGGCTCGACCCTGGCGCTGAAGGAATCGACGGAAGCGCAGCAGTTCTGAAGGGTTGTCTCCTAGCCTCGCGGGGTCCCTTTTCCATAGAGGACCGCGACGTTTCCCGCCAGGCAGAGCAGAATCCCGAGGACCAGGGAGGCCTGCCAGCGCAGCCCCTCGAACGAGGCGGAGAGCAGCAGGGCCACGATCGGAATCGCCACCGTCACGTAACCTGCACGATCCGCTCCGATGCGCCCGAGAAGCGAGATGAAGGCTCCGAACGCCAGGATGGAGCCGAACACGGCGAGGTACGCGAGGGAGAGCAGGTAGCGCGGCGACCAGTCGAACACGAACGGCTGGCGGGTCACGAGCGCAAAGACCGCCACGAACAGGGCGCCATACAGCATCCCGAAGGTGTTCATCTGGACCACCGGCAGACCGCGACCGTGATTGCGGGACGCCACGATGTTCCCCAGCGAGGCGCTCAGCGCTCCTCCCAGAGCGAAGAGGATGCCGAGCGTCGGATTCCTCCCGCCGGTGCCGCGGACTATCTCAGGCAGGAACACCAGCACGATTCCGCCGATCCCCAGACCGGCGCCGATCAGGGCGGAGGGCTTCAGAGGCGTGCCGAAGAAGAACCGCGTGAAGACGATGTTCAGTATGACCAGGAGGGAGAAGGCCACCGCCACGAGTCCCGAGGTAATCTCGGTCTCGGCGAGGTAGACGCACATGTAGTTGACTCCGAAGAGCAGGAGGCCTTGCAACGCCATCCAGAGATGGTCACTCCGCGAGAATCGGAGGCGGAGTCCCATCAACAGGGCCCACGCGAGGAGGATCAGACCCGCCAGGGCGAATCGGTACGCCACCGACACGGCCGGAGGAACAGTCCCGAACTGGAAGGTGATCGCCAGCCAGGTGGACCCCCAGATGAGGACCGAAACCAGATAGAGGCCCAGAACGCGCACGCCGGAGGATGACACATGATCGCTTCGGATGGGAAGCGCCGGGCGTATACTTCCGGAAGTCCCTGACAGGTTCCTGTCTCCAGAAGCGCCTCTCGGCGCACCGAGGAGGTTGCCATGGAACGCCACGCGCATCGTCACCGCGTCGCGCGCAGCGCCGCCGCGCTCACCGCTTTGATAGTCGTACTGTTGGGTCACCAATCGGGTCGGGCGTACCCGGTTCCCGATCCGGCGCTCGAATACGTCACGAACGGCCATTTCGACAACGGCCTGGCCGACTGGGATAACTACGGGAATGTGGTGGACATGGGGGGATTCGCGCGGGTGACCGCCGACTCGGCCTCCTACCCCTGGACCGTCCAGCTCCGCCAGCTCGATCGCCGGATCGACATCCTCGAAGCCGGCATGATCTACACGCTGTCCTTCAAGAGCCGGATCGTCGCCGATCCCGACGCGCCCGCGGGGCCGTTCACGCACAGGCTCTGGGTCGAGTTCTCGCAGCACGTGGCCGGCTACGGAGCGGACATCCGGACCTGGGCGGTCCTGGACATCCCGCTGGAGAACGCCGCCGGAGATCTCTCGTGGCACACGTACACGGCCACGTTCCAGGTTCCGGACGACATCGACCAGAGCCGCCAGCAGGGTCCCGAGAGCTGGTTCGCGTTCGAGCTGGGCGCCGAGAGGGGAACCGTGGAGTTCGATGACCTCTCCATCCAGCTTTCCCCGCCTACCAACTACACCGGTCAGGCGATCACCATCGCCACGATGGAGCCGCAGGACGAGTACTGGGCCGGCGACGGTGCCGACCAGGTGACGACCTCGGGCACCAATCACGAGCTCAAACTGTCGCTCCCCCCGAACAGCCAGGCATTCGCCTACAAGCTCATGTATCTCGACATCCAGCAGCTCGGGTGGGACCTGGCGCTGCGCGTCCGGACGGATCACCCGGAGAACGTGGGACGGATGTATGTGATCCTCCGCGCCGGACCGATCGACTTCGTGTTCCACTCCTTCCACGGTCTGAAGCCGGGCACCAACACCATCACCATCGGGAGCGAGCTCACGACACCGGATCCCAACCATCAGCCCGCGGACGACCGCTGCTTCGACCAGAGCGAGGTGGCCGGCAACGGCCGCGTCTGCGACCTCTACCAGTTCTGGTTCGTGCACAGGCCGTTCAACTGGAGCGGGATCTATACGCTCGGCGTCAAGCTCGAGACGAACGGCAACGGCGCCGCCGCGCAGAACACCGACGTCTTCGTGGACGACGTGCGCATCGTCCCCTGGGGCACGACCCCGCCCCAGCCGACGCGCCGGCCGCCGATCGTCTCCCATGTCAACGCCGAGGTCGTCCGGGACGGGCAGGTCAAGATCCAGTGGGAGACGGACCAGGACGCCGGATCCAGAGTGGAGTACGGCACCGGCGCCACGTTCTACCTGTACCCTTCGAGCCAGGAGAACCCCGGCGAGATGACCCGCGTCCACGAGGTCGTGATGCCCGCCGGGCTGCCCCCCTCGACCCGCTACCACGCCCGCATCGTCTCGCGCGGTGCGACATCGCTCGAGGGTCGATCCGGCGATTTCACATTCATCACCCAGCCTGCCGTGGACCCGGTCCCGAGAGACGACAGCAAGTCATACCCGGTCGGGATCTTCTTCGTCCCGACCCCCGAGGATCAGCCGCTCGCCGTTCGCGCCGGCTTCAACACTCTGTTCGGCGGGCTGTTCGGCTCATGCGAATACGGGGCGACGCTCGCGGACGAAGCCGCTGCGGAGACCGCCGTGGCACGGGCCTTCCTGGACAAGACCCAGACGTTCACGCCGCCCGTC
The sequence above is drawn from the Candidatus Dormiibacterota bacterium genome and encodes:
- the aceB gene encoding malate synthase A encodes the protein MSQSTAELPQIEPGVVLQREPSSGSDEVLTPAALAFIAGLARRFAPRVRQILESRSEAQARYDAGERPDFLEATREIREDHWTVAPLPADLLDRRVEITGPAEAKMVINGLNSGANAFMADFEDSLSPTWDNVIRGQVVLKQAVEGTIRHLDPATGKEYSLGDRLATLMVRPRGWHLVERHLEVDGRPVPAALFDFGLFFFHNARRLLAQGSGPYFYLPKLQGHLEARLWNDVFLYAQKELNLPRGSIRATVLIETLPAALEMDEILYELREHSAGLNFGRWDYIFSYIKTLRGDPGAVLPDRGQVTMDQPFLRGCRQLLIKTCHRRGVHAMGGMAAQIPIKNDPEANLAALEKVRADKWLEASHGHDGTWVAHPGLVPLARDVFDTLVQAPNQIHQKRRAVVVVAEDLLRPPLGTRTEGGLRHNVRVGVQYLEAWLRGTGCVPLYHLMEDAATAEISRTQVWQWIHHGACLSDGRPVSRSLFLGVVAEEMERLRGELGPQRFDAGRFQEASDLFVRLSTSETCPDFLTLPAYDVLTGGL
- the aceA gene encoding isocitrate lyase, which encodes MAARWDGIVRTYSPEDVMRLRGSVRIEHTLAQMGARRLWQLLHTEDYVAALGAVTGNQAVQQVRAGLDAIYCSGWQVAADANTHGSTYPDQSLYPVDSVPRLVRRINQALQRADQIEHAEGRAGRYWYAPIIADAEAGFGGPLNAFELMKGMIEAGAAGVHFEDQLSSEKKCGHLGGKVLVPTNQFIRTLVAARLAADVAGVPTLLVARTDANSAKLLTSDIDPYDRPFLTGDRTSEGFFRITGGLDCAIARGLAYAPYADLLWCETSKPDLPEARRFAESIHARFPGKLLAYNCSPSFNWRKHLDERDIARFQRELGAIGYRFQFVTLAGFHSLNHGMFELAREYRNRGMSAYSDLQQAEFAAEAQGYSATRHQREVGTAYFDDVAQVISGGLGSTLALKESTEAQQF
- a CDS encoding DMT family transporter — protein: MSSSGVRVLGLYLVSVLIWGSTWLAITFQFGTVPPAVSVAYRFALAGLILLAWALLMGLRLRFSRSDHLWMALQGLLLFGVNYMCVYLAETEITSGLVAVAFSLLVILNIVFTRFFFGTPLKPSALIGAGLGIGGIVLVFLPEIVRGTGGRNPTLGILFALGGALSASLGNIVASRNHGRGLPVVQMNTFGMLYGALFVAVFALVTRQPFVFDWSPRYLLSLAYLAVFGSILAFGAFISLLGRIGADRAGYVTVAIPIVALLLSASFEGLRWQASLVLGILLCLAGNVAVLYGKGTPRG
- a CDS encoding Ig-like domain-containing protein: MERHAHRHRVARSAAALTALIVVLLGHQSGRAYPVPDPALEYVTNGHFDNGLADWDNYGNVVDMGGFARVTADSASYPWTVQLRQLDRRIDILEAGMIYTLSFKSRIVADPDAPAGPFTHRLWVEFSQHVAGYGADIRTWAVLDIPLENAAGDLSWHTYTATFQVPDDIDQSRQQGPESWFAFELGAERGTVEFDDLSIQLSPPTNYTGQAITIATMEPQDEYWAGDGADQVTTSGTNHELKLSLPPNSQAFAYKLMYLDIQQLGWDLALRVRTDHPENVGRMYVILRAGPIDFVFHSFHGLKPGTNTITIGSELTTPDPNHQPADDRCFDQSEVAGNGRVCDLYQFWFVHRPFNWSGIYTLGVKLETNGNGAAAQNTDVFVDDVRIVPWGTTPPQPTRRPPIVSHVNAEVVRDGQVKIQWETDQDAGSRVEYGTGATFYLYPSSQENPGEMTRVHEVVMPAGLPPSTRYHARIVSRGATSLEGRSGDFTFITQPAVDPVPRDDSKSYPVGIFFVPTPEDQPLAVRAGFNTLFGGLFGSCEYGATLADEAAAETAVARAFLDKTQTFTPPVRAVTTGFCNNVVLNPALSDQQVRDYASARISGVAGHPGLYGYYIFDEPELFDPLGTTGSPCLPRVARSPGTILPQRMDILYQEIHKPPYSYPAVSATTYMNNTTYPYRALIDVPMLDNYPPYNYPKEWIACGLAEAEQSGKPFQHVFEAYSFELDRSFPVGPSPSRYPTEQEMRTMAYLGIVYGARGTWAYSMSELTPFPGTEWVWTGLSNVAKELRRLEPLLASTDPIRYPIEPQFTDADIKARSKAYLGQDYMITINANAAAASQQSVTLGSPARGMTAEVIGEARSVPIDAGGVLKDDWSAYDVHLYRIAADGQDPSVSITSPAQSTTYRKKGKPVTVTVKVNASDNAALDLIRLYVSPPTPPPPPDLVVSPKVKTINQATLSWTTSTIGDYTIKVRAIDVNGRFKDSAEVSITVRN